The sequence below is a genomic window from Myxococcus xanthus.
AGGTAGTTCCAGGCGAGCACGAAGCCGGACAGGACGAAGAAGACGCCCACCGCGGCATAACCCGCGCCCACCCAGCTCCGCAGCGCTTCTGGCGCCGTGCCCAGACACGGCGCCGCGAAGTGGAACAACACGACGTGCAGGGCCGCGACGAAGCGCAGCCCCGTCAGCGCGTCGAGGGCCCTGCTCCCGCTCACCGCTACCGCCGGCCGATGCCGTAGTACGTGAAGCCCAGCTCACGCATGCGCGCCGGGTCGTACACGTTGCGGCCGTCGAACACGACGGGCGACTTCATCAGCGTCTTCATGCGCTCGAAGTCCGGGTGGCGGAACTCGTTCCACTCCGTCACCACGAAGAGGCCGTCCACGCCCTCCAGCGCCTCGTAGGGCACGGAGGCGTAGCGGATGCGATCACCGAAGACGCGCTTGGCCGTGTGCGGAGACACCGGGTCGTGCGCAATCACCTGGGCGCCCTTGCCGATGAGGCCCTCGATGACCTCGATGGACGGCGCCTCGCGCATGTCGTCCGTCTTCGGCTTGAAGGCCAGACCCCACACGCCGAACTTGCGGCCCTCCAGCGAGCCGTAGTGCTTGGCCGCCTTGGTCACCAGCAGCTTCTTCTGGCGCTCGTTGGTGCGCTCCACCGCGCGCAGCAGGTCCAGCTCCAGGCCGTAGTCACGCGCGGTGGCCACCAGCGCCTTCACGTCCTTGGGGAAGCAGGAGCCGCCGTAGCCCACGCCCGGGAAGAGGAACGGATAGCCGATGCGCTTGTCCGACCCCAGGCCCTTGCGCACGAAGTCCACGTCCGCACCCACCTTCTCGCAGAGCGCGGCGATGTCGTTCATGAAGGAGATGCGCGTGGCCAGCATCGCGTTGG
It includes:
- a CDS encoding UDP-glucose dehydrogenase family protein; protein product: MRIAIIGTGYVGLVAGTCFADSGNDVTCVDIDERKIRMLQAGEVPIYEPGLEELIKKNVREKRLFFTRDLTEAVTNAQVVFIAVGTPEGESGDADLQYVLAAAEQIGKAMKQYTVVVDKSTVPVGTADKVREAIRKVTDIEFDVVSNPEFLKEGAALDDFLKPDRVVIGVDSERARKVMADLYSPFVRTENPVLFMDTRSAELTKYAANAMLATRISFMNDIAALCEKVGADVDFVRKGLGSDKRIGYPFLFPGVGYGGSCFPKDVKALVATARDYGLELDLLRAVERTNERQKKLLVTKAAKHYGSLEGRKFGVWGLAFKPKTDDMREAPSIEVIEGLIGKGAQVIAHDPVSPHTAKRVFGDRIRYASVPYEALEGVDGLFVVTEWNEFRHPDFERMKTLMKSPVVFDGRNVYDPARMRELGFTYYGIGRR